A portion of the Labeo rohita strain BAU-BD-2019 unplaced genomic scaffold, IGBB_LRoh.1.0 scaffold_1384, whole genome shotgun sequence genome contains these proteins:
- the LOC127158200 gene encoding arrestin domain-containing protein 3-like: MSRSIKELSVHYDPINESHTFTSGDIVEGRVVLEVTKEIKVDSFFVKLTGDADVRWTEGEDEDKRTYKDHERYFKLKQYFIQESSKRGQSEKYTTLVNGETYGPVIRPGSHVFPFRFQLPQQNMPPSFKGFHGWVKYVLTAKLSRSWKPTSTASTELTFVPGNYGTNDHLLQPQSRTKDKKMKLFGSGKMSMAVKTDKTGYIQGETISVFVDIDNSSSRDVKLKYSLKQQQTFIAGSSTNGGYKDIVKETRDRIPSGEKSQFTVDLTLPRDLTVTIENCRIIKVQYELKVYLDVSFASDLEVILPVVILLPEQQCPPWQGPPGGFQPYPPPQPNLVPDPVELPSPSAGLDPNLCDPAVENHPGAAAGDFPNPNAFQPGFHPAPFAPVFNLNLKH; this comes from the exons ATGTCAAGATCCATCAAAGAGCTCAGTGTTCACTACGACCCTATTAATGAAAGTCATACTTTTACTAGTGGGGATATTGTGGAGGGGCGAGTTGTTTTGGAAGTAACCAAAGAAATAAAGGTGGACAGTTTTTTTGTGAAGCTGACGGGGGATGCAGATGTGCGCTGGACTGAAGGCGAAGATGAAGACAAAAGGACTTATAAAGACCATGAGAGATATTTCAAACTAAAGCAATATTTCATTCAAGAGAGCTCGAAGAGAG GACAAAGTGAAAAGTATACAACCCTTGTAAATGGAGAGACTT ATGGACCAGTGATTAGACCAGGAAGTCATGTTTTTCCATTCAGATTTCAGCTTCCTCAACA aaatatgcCTCCATCTTTTAAAGGATTTCATGGCTGGGTTAAGTATGTCTTGACAGCAAAGTTGAGCAGGTCTTGGAAGCCAACATCTACTGCGTCTACAGAATTAACCTTTGTGCCGGGAAATTATGGGACCAATGATCACTTACTG caACCACAATCTCGCACAAAAGACAAGAAGATGAAACTTTTTGGATCAGGAAAAATGTCAATGGctgtaaaaacagacaaaactgGCTATATACAAG gTGAAACAATTAGTGTTTTTGTCGACATTGACAACTCTTCATCTCGTGACGTCAAGCTAAAGTACAGCCTCAAGCAGCAACAGACGTTCATTGCTGGCAGTAGCACAAATGGAGGATACAAGGATATAGTCAAAGAGACTAGAGATCGCATCCCATCTggagaaaagtcacaatttacAGTGGACCTGACTCTTCCACGTGATCTGACTGTCACCATTGAAAACTGCAGAATtataaaagtgcagtatgaactCAAG GTCTATCTGGATGTGTCTTTTGCATCAGATCTAGAAGTCATACTTCCTGTGGTTATTCTTCTACCTGAACAACAGTGTCCTCCCTGGCAAGGCCCACCTGGAGGATTCCAGCCTTATCCACCACCTCAGCCTAACCTTGTGCCTGATCCTGTTGAGCTACCTTCTCCATCTGCAGGTCTTGACCCCAATTTGTGTGACCCTGCAGTGGAGAACCATCCAGGAGCTGCTGCAGGGGACTTTCCAAATCCAAATGCCTTCCAGCCTGGTTTCCATCCGGCTCCTTTTGCGCcagtttttaatctaaatttaaagCACTAA